Proteins encoded in a region of the Zea mays cultivar B73 chromosome 2, Zm-B73-REFERENCE-NAM-5.0, whole genome shotgun sequence genome:
- the LOC107161152 gene encoding uncharacterized protein LOC107161152: MPADGGAVAGAPCGACRTLRCRCVPRCVFAAYFSAEEFAAVHGVFGASNVSKMPEDIGLPEQRRLAVDTLVEEARAWARDPTFDRVSYLCILQDQEVNDKYREQVDDAREEFDAEVASEPVDVAAAGLEAQAQAQVDAALQHEQDYRLLGGWGATTGEQQHLVTQDAENEHGIILGHGHPAELSQEILQLQELLDMAELSRNRKQQIIQKTEMGQYWDAAAGGAREHDLLTMMQQAPAAAWQHQYPAPQYAGIRGGPGGHQEMPQPMEEACTAEFATGMGIMSQQFASAQPYHDHDPAAVPHASPWLQRMPEAQQPAAASQVASEQDMLLLLLLQQHQVAAAGLMSAGGARQLDNVAAQYDDTEVALGYGYGHPDMHQHQHQQVAAAGQVAGVDDDMNPREMTQQQHAQQGLDIALGNGHLDGETEAMLQELAALLEQAGKQETIRKQQGVATGMGQWDAVTGIAWEQDVTTMTHQQSPDAAAWLQVQEMLEQMEEASSTPEFAEIIAWQAEARYAQEELAITLGNDHPDWSTQDILQAQELFAMAELARKQEMVRNLVAAAALAREQEMIAQQQQHPEAQYSGTELDISLWQGPGHGHPYWHQPTMQQMLQEKQLPTVQQLLQEQQLADAIGFGTHQASTTLVPQYANGEHGSGTGAAMAFQSPGSDKDAPFPFPFPLYVGL; this comes from the coding sequence ATGCCGGCGGACGGGGGCGCTGTGGCGGGGGCGCCATGCGGGGCGTGCAGGACGCTCCGGTGCAGATGCGTGCCGCGCTGCGTCTTCGCGGCCTACTTCTCGGCGGAGGAGTTCGCCGCCGTGCACGGCGTCTTCGGCGCCAGCAACGTGTCCAAGATGCCCGAGGACATCGGACTCCCCGAGCAGAGGCGGCTCGCCGTGGACACGCTCGTCGAAGAGGCCAGGGCGTGGGCGCGGGACCCCACCTTCGACCGCGTCTCCTACCTCTGCATCCTCCAGGACCAGGAGGTGAACGACAAGTACAGGGAGCAGGTCGACGATGCGCGGGAGGAGTTCGACGCCGAGGTCGCGTCCGAGCCGGTCGACGTTGCTGCCGCAGGGCTGGAGGCGCAGGCGCAGGCGCAGGTCGACGCCGCGCTGCAGCACGAGCAGGACTACAGGCTGCTGGGCGGTTGGGGGGCGACGACGGGCGAGCAGCAGCACCTTGTGACGCAAGACGCCGAGAATGAGCACGGCATCATCCTTGGGCACGGCCACCCGGCCGAGCTATCCCAGGAGATTCTGCAGCTGCAGGAGTTGTTGGATATGGCAGAGCTCTCCAGAAACAGAAAGCAGCAGATCATCCAGAAAACAGAGATGGGGCAGTACTGGGACGCGGCGGCGGGGGGCGCGAGGGAACATGACCTACTGACGATGATGCAGCAGGCCCCGGCCGCTGCGTGGCAGCACCAATACCCCGCCCCGCAGTATGCCGGGATTCGTGGCGGGCCTGGCGGCCACCAGGAGATGCCGCAGCCGATGGAGGAAGCCTGCACGGCGGAGTTTGCTACGGGGATGGGCATCATGTCGCAGCAATTCGCCTCGGCGCAGCCGTACCACGACCACGACCCTGCGGCGGTGCCCCACGCGTCGCCATGGCTCCAGCGTATGCCTGAGGCGCAGCAGCCGGCTGCCGCGTCGCAGGTGGCGAGCGAGCAGGacatgctgctgttgctgctactGCAGCAGCATCAGGTCGCGGCGGCGGGGTTGATGTCCGCGGGCGGCGCTCGTCAGTTGGATAACGTCGCCGCACAATACGATGACACGGAGGTCGCACTGGGGTACGGGTACGGCCATCCGGACatgcaccagcaccagcaccagcaggtggccgccgcggggcaGGTTGCCGGAGTGGATGACGACATGAACCCCCGGGAGATGACGCAGCAGCAGCACGCTCAGCAAGGGCTCGACATCGCCCTTGGAAACGGCCACCTGGACGGCGAAACCGAGGCGATGCTGCAGGAGTTGGCCGCCCTGCTAGAGCAGGCGGGAAAGCAGGAAACGATCAGGAAGCAGCAGGGCGTGGCGACAGGGATGGGGCAGTGGGACGCGGTGACGGGGATCGCGTGGGAGCAGGACGTGACGACGATGACGCACCAGCAGAGCCCGGACGCTGCTGCGTGGCTCCAGGTCCAGGAGATGCTGGAGCAGATGGAGGAAGCGTCGTCCACGCCGGAGTTTGCTGAGATCATAGCGTGGCAAGCCGAGGCGCGGTACGCCCAGGAAGAGCTCGCCATCACCCTTGGTAACGACCACCCGGACTGGTCAACCCAGGATATCCTGCAAGCGCAGGAGTTGTTCGCCATGGCAGAGCTGGCCAGGAAGCAGGAAATGGTCAGGAATCTGGtcgccgcggcggcgctcgccagaGAGCAGGAAATGAtcgcgcagcagcagcagcaccccGAGGCGCAGTACTCCGGGACAGAGCTCGACATCTCGCTGTGGCAAGGCCCCGGCCACGGCCACCCGTACTGGCATCAGCCGACGATGCAGCAGATGCTGCAGGAGAAGCAGCTGCCGACGGTGCAACAGCTGTTGCAGGAGCAGCAGCTGGCCGACGCGATTGGATTCGGCACGCACCAGGCCAGCACGACTTTGGTGCCGCAGTATGCGAACGGTGAGCACGGGAGCGGCACCGGCGCCGCAATGGCGTTCCAGTCGCCGGGGTCTGACAAGGACGCgccattcccattcccattcccattATATGTAGGATTGTAG